One Argiope bruennichi chromosome 5, qqArgBrue1.1, whole genome shotgun sequence DNA segment encodes these proteins:
- the LOC129968164 gene encoding ragulator complex protein LAMTOR4-like isoform X2, which translates to MMSTFAAEKVNHQVGFMIIHEKGGLISSGGELEYNEALADLFYKMVKEGTDKRLLTLSENEGGFKKLTVQFEDHFYVVAVSNKKIHVVKRKYYPTDPALV; encoded by the exons AT GATGTCCACTTTTGCGGCAGAAAAAGTCAACCATCAGGTTGGTTTCATGATTATTCATGAAAAAGGAGGTTTAATTTCA tctgGTGGTGAATTGGAATATAATGAAGCATTAGCTGACCTCTTTTATAAAATGGTTAAGGAAGGAACAGATAAAAGATTGCTCACTCTGTCCGAGAATGAAGGTGGATTTAAGAAGCTAACAG ttcaaTTTGAGGATCATTTTTATGTGGTTGCAGTATCTAACAAGAAGATTCATGTTGTGAAAAGGAAATACTATCCAACTGACCCTGCCTtagtatga
- the LOC129968164 gene encoding ragulator complex protein LAMTOR4-like isoform X1, with protein sequence MSTFAAEKVNHQVGFMIIHEKGGLISSGGELEYNEALADLFYKMVKEGTDKRLLTLSENEGGFKKLTVQFEDHFYVVAVSNKKIHVVKRKYYPTDPALV encoded by the exons ATGTCCACTTTTGCGGCAGAAAAAGTCAACCATCAGGTTGGTTTCATGATTATTCATGAAAAAGGAGGTTTAATTTCA tctgGTGGTGAATTGGAATATAATGAAGCATTAGCTGACCTCTTTTATAAAATGGTTAAGGAAGGAACAGATAAAAGATTGCTCACTCTGTCCGAGAATGAAGGTGGATTTAAGAAGCTAACAG ttcaaTTTGAGGATCATTTTTATGTGGTTGCAGTATCTAACAAGAAGATTCATGTTGTGAAAAGGAAATACTATCCAACTGACCCTGCCTtagtatga